Within Candidatus Methylomirabilota bacterium, the genomic segment GAGTTCTTCGAGGGCCTCCGGAAGACCGCCCGGCGCTCGGCCGAGCGCGTCGTGCCGCTGGTCCTCGAGCTCGTCTCCCCCGCGAGCGTCGTCGACGTCGGGTGCGGCGTGGGCAGCTGGCTCGCGGTGTTCAGAGAGCGCGGGGTGCGAACGATCCTCGGGATCGACGGCGAGTACGTGGATCTCAGGCACCTCGAGATCCCGCACGAGTGCTTCC encodes:
- a CDS encoding methyltransferase domain-containing protein, with protein sequence MTQGYPPEFFEGLRKTARRSAERVVPLVLELVSPASVVDVGCGVGSWLAVFRERGVRTILGIDGEYVDLRHLEIPHECF